From the genome of Bosea sp. Tri-49, one region includes:
- a CDS encoding SGNH/GDSL hydrolase family protein gives MFRLRLLLSVLSLLAAELTAGSAFAQPRIEWEIANRFRLFKQEKQFRKLAEVFTALPEQDRKERPAFAFEDAMQRAAAARTLGKAFGDRGSIARYGWTSAVTHETCFQNGNHGHWQCELDTGDQFMEPRVADVLARLVDLPPALAGQSCRWVAAELSIAAPCAQEVRLRRRAFDKPFDITVTAANATVAEIKNARLRHVAIVGFGDSFSSGEGNPDKPVELVDDSPSPYQNSSVTNGRPRNYPRRLHGDHKSLGHPYAAAVWLNSQCHRSLYSQHVRAALVIALAHHDTAVTLTPYSCTGAEVRAGILGYYGARDDAGEAGDSSPQLMRYWRDYCSSRVGYSRFNNRGKGFNWQNELRHCKERARLKPDAVLLSIGGNDIGFSSVIAEEVVAKGDYGPFTNLLYKLWLSQVDTKTFDEARTAVSEVIPPRIQELSAAFREHLDLPSSAIIQTGYPQITRSSGGSSFCQPSDAGMDVHRILAISKDDTGEEAATFVPFLNQRIAAAVAALPEERRWRFIDSHVERFAGHALCSAGAPAGAPDSGVSGAMRFPVYVGFKANRFLWEPFAPSEWRAYRPRNRWFVTPNDAFLTGHYMRVAAVRGWGTPNPQDKTQPLLAATLGGSFHPNASGHAAIADATIPVLREVLKLPQP, from the coding sequence ATGTTTCGGCTGCGTTTGCTCCTGTCGGTCCTGTCGCTCCTGGCTGCCGAGCTCACTGCGGGCAGCGCGTTCGCGCAGCCTCGCATCGAGTGGGAAATCGCCAACCGCTTTCGTCTGTTCAAGCAGGAAAAGCAGTTCCGCAAGCTCGCCGAGGTCTTCACCGCGCTGCCGGAGCAGGACCGCAAGGAGCGGCCGGCCTTCGCCTTCGAGGATGCCATGCAACGTGCCGCTGCGGCGCGCACGCTCGGTAAGGCCTTCGGTGACCGGGGCAGCATCGCGCGTTATGGCTGGACCTCCGCGGTGACCCATGAAACTTGCTTCCAGAATGGCAATCACGGCCATTGGCAATGCGAGCTCGACACCGGCGACCAATTCATGGAGCCTCGGGTCGCAGATGTGCTTGCTAGGCTCGTCGACCTGCCGCCCGCGCTCGCCGGGCAATCCTGCCGGTGGGTGGCAGCGGAGCTTTCGATTGCCGCTCCCTGCGCGCAGGAAGTAAGGCTGCGGCGGCGCGCCTTCGACAAGCCATTCGACATCACGGTAACGGCTGCGAATGCGACTGTGGCCGAGATCAAGAACGCACGGCTGCGCCATGTCGCGATCGTCGGCTTCGGCGATTCGTTCTCCTCGGGCGAGGGCAATCCCGACAAGCCGGTCGAGCTCGTCGACGATAGCCCATCTCCTTACCAAAATTCCTCGGTGACCAATGGACGTCCCCGGAATTATCCGCGGCGGCTTCATGGCGATCACAAGAGCCTAGGACACCCTTACGCAGCAGCCGTCTGGCTCAACAGCCAATGCCATCGTTCGCTCTATTCGCAGCACGTTCGCGCCGCACTCGTCATCGCACTGGCCCATCACGACACCGCCGTGACGTTGACCCCTTACAGCTGCACCGGCGCGGAGGTCAGGGCCGGGATCCTCGGCTACTATGGCGCGCGCGACGATGCCGGCGAGGCCGGCGACTCCTCGCCGCAACTCATGCGCTATTGGCGCGACTACTGCAGCAGCAGGGTCGGCTACAGCCGCTTCAACAATCGTGGCAAAGGCTTCAATTGGCAGAACGAGCTGCGGCATTGCAAGGAGCGGGCTCGGCTCAAGCCCGACGCAGTGCTGCTCAGCATCGGCGGAAACGACATCGGCTTTTCCAGCGTGATCGCCGAAGAGGTTGTCGCCAAAGGCGACTACGGACCATTCACCAATCTGCTCTACAAGCTCTGGCTCAGTCAGGTCGACACCAAGACCTTCGACGAGGCGCGGACGGCGGTCAGCGAAGTGATCCCGCCTCGCATCCAGGAGCTGTCCGCCGCCTTCCGCGAGCATCTCGACCTGCCCTCCTCCGCCATCATCCAGACCGGCTATCCGCAGATCACGCGCAGCAGCGGAGGAAGCAGCTTCTGTCAGCCGAGCGACGCGGGCATGGACGTCCACCGCATACTCGCCATCAGCAAGGACGACACGGGCGAGGAAGCGGCCACGTTCGTGCCGTTCCTGAACCAGCGTATCGCCGCTGCCGTCGCCGCCCTCCCCGAAGAACGACGTTGGCGCTTCATCGACAGCCATGTCGAGCGTTTCGCCGGCCACGCGCTCTGTTCGGCCGGCGCGCCCGCCGGTGCGCCGGACAGCGGGGTTTCAGGCGCAATGCGCTTTCCTGTCTATGTCGGCTTCAAAGCCAACCGCTTCCTGTGGGAGCCGTTCGCGCCGAGCGAATGGCGCGCCTATCGGCCGCGCAACCGCTGGTTCGTGACTCCGAACGACGCTTTCTTGACCGGGCACTATATGCGCGTCGCGGCCGTCCGTGGCTGGGGTACGCCCAACCCCCAGGACAAGACGCAGCCGCTCCTCGCCGCGACGCTCGGCGGCTCCTTCCATCCCAATGCCAGCGGCCATGCCGCGATCGCCGACGCAACCATTCCGGTGCTGCGCGAGGTGCTCAAGCTTCCACAGCCTTAA
- a CDS encoding DUF1190 domain-containing protein: protein MITLLPLVLARAAAFAVAGIALTPADLAAQATGQTYVRRDECIEAGKLSAEQCEHAYRNARAEFEQKAPRYGSRAACERAHKRCGAQVSTTGGWDALARGGGGQSYVPRFVGIRVTGEGASGKAFPIVEGTAKIAFSARRVAALDDKVAGRRAVMGGGSGGGQHSQQASGPYIRRGDRDDTVRVPMQEKKIGSDVAPGLYVDPDGVEWYKPAHRR from the coding sequence ATGATCACGCTTCTTCCCCTCGTCCTCGCCCGCGCGGCGGCCTTTGCCGTGGCCGGGATCGCACTGACTCCCGCCGATCTCGCCGCCCAGGCGACCGGCCAGACCTATGTCCGCCGTGACGAATGCATCGAGGCCGGCAAGCTCTCGGCCGAGCAGTGCGAGCACGCCTATCGCAACGCCCGCGCCGAGTTCGAGCAGAAGGCGCCGCGCTACGGCTCGCGTGCGGCCTGCGAGCGCGCCCACAAGCGCTGCGGCGCCCAGGTCTCGACCACCGGCGGCTGGGACGCGCTGGCGCGTGGCGGCGGCGGGCAGTCCTACGTGCCGCGCTTCGTCGGTATCCGGGTCACCGGCGAGGGGGCTTCGGGCAAGGCCTTTCCGATCGTCGAGGGCACGGCGAAGATCGCCTTCTCGGCGCGCCGGGTCGCGGCGCTCGACGACAAGGTCGCGGGCCGCCGGGCGGTGATGGGCGGCGGCAGTGGCGGCGGCCAGCACAGCCAGCAGGCGAGCGGCCCCTATATCCGCCGCGGCGACCGCGACGACACGGTGCGCGTGCCGATGCAGGAGAAGAAGATCGGCTCCGACGTCGCGCCCGGGCTCTATGTCGATCCCGACGGCGTCGAATGGTACAAGCCGGCGCACCGGCGCTGA
- a CDS encoding AMP-binding protein — protein MAAIELPAQPFDAEGARMTLFQALLAAAGKHGKGRVALEDPERQPITYGRLVLGALVLGRKLSALTTPGETVGLMLPNVQGMAVTLFGLSAFGRVPALLNFTAGLKNLTAACEIGPISTIVTSRRFIDQAKLDDIIEALAPGRRVIYLEDVRKELTSLDKAIGALASLAPGMVHARHAAKPDDPAVVLFTSGTEGKPKGVVLSHANLVSNARQIFQLAAGFLSERDIVMNPLPAFHSFGLTAALLMPLTHGMKVVLYPSPLHYKQVPKLIGETGATFLFATDTFLQGYARAADEGDLKSVRYVVAGAERVKPETRRMWEPYGTTILEGYGCTECSPVLACNTPVATRDGSVGRLLPGITAKLEPVEGINDGGKLCVKGPNVMLGYLNADRPGAIVPPEGGWHDTGDIVAIDDGFITIKGRARRFAKLGGEMVSLAAVESMIAGLWPGHNHVVVALPDVRKGEQLVLVTEKPDAEKKALQDEAKRQGFPELWLPKALLVTGSIPVLGNGKIDYGGTRELAITMRPLL, from the coding sequence ATGGCCGCGATCGAACTGCCGGCACAGCCCTTCGATGCCGAAGGCGCCCGGATGACGCTCTTCCAGGCGTTGCTGGCTGCCGCCGGCAAGCATGGCAAGGGCCGCGTCGCGCTTGAGGACCCTGAGCGGCAGCCGATCACCTATGGCCGGCTGGTGCTGGGCGCGCTGGTGCTCGGCCGCAAGCTTTCGGCATTGACCACGCCCGGCGAGACGGTCGGGCTGATGCTGCCGAATGTGCAGGGTATGGCTGTGACGCTGTTCGGGCTCTCGGCTTTCGGCCGCGTGCCGGCGCTGCTCAATTTCACCGCGGGCCTGAAGAACCTCACCGCCGCCTGCGAGATCGGGCCGATCTCGACCATCGTCACCTCGCGCCGCTTCATCGATCAGGCCAAGCTCGACGACATCATCGAGGCGCTCGCGCCGGGCCGGCGGGTGATCTATCTTGAAGATGTCCGCAAGGAGTTGACCAGCCTCGACAAGGCGATCGGCGCGCTGGCCTCGCTGGCGCCGGGCATGGTGCACGCCCGTCACGCGGCCAAGCCCGACGATCCGGCCGTCGTGCTCTTCACCTCCGGCACCGAGGGCAAGCCGAAGGGCGTGGTGCTGAGCCATGCCAATCTGGTCTCGAATGCGCGTCAGATCTTCCAGTTGGCGGCCGGCTTCCTCAGCGAGCGCGACATCGTCATGAATCCGCTGCCGGCCTTCCACTCCTTCGGGCTGACCGCGGCGCTGCTGATGCCGCTGACCCACGGCATGAAGGTCGTGCTCTATCCGAGCCCGCTGCATTACAAGCAGGTGCCGAAGCTGATCGGCGAGACGGGCGCGACCTTCCTGTTCGCGACCGACACCTTCCTTCAGGGCTACGCGCGCGCTGCGGATGAAGGCGACCTCAAGAGCGTGCGCTATGTCGTCGCCGGTGCCGAGCGGGTGAAGCCGGAGACGCGCCGGATGTGGGAGCCCTATGGCACCACCATCCTCGAAGGCTATGGCTGCACCGAGTGCTCGCCGGTGCTGGCCTGCAACACGCCGGTCGCGACCAGGGACGGCAGCGTCGGCCGGCTCCTGCCCGGCATCACGGCGAAGCTCGAGCCGGTCGAGGGCATCAACGACGGTGGCAAGCTCTGCGTCAAAGGGCCGAACGTTATGCTCGGCTATCTCAACGCCGACCGACCGGGCGCAATCGTGCCGCCGGAGGGCGGCTGGCACGATACCGGCGACATCGTCGCGATCGATGACGGCTTCATCACCATCAAGGGCCGGGCGCGGCGCTTCGCCAAGCTCGGCGGCGAGATGGTCTCGCTGGCAGCGGTCGAATCGATGATCGCCGGGCTCTGGCCCGGTCACAATCACGTGGTCGTGGCGCTGCCCGATGTGCGCAAGGGCGAGCAGCTCGTCCTCGTCACCGAAAAGCCCGATGCCGAGAAGAAAGCCCTGCAGGACGAGGCCAAGCGCCAGGGTTTCCCGGAATTATGGCTGCCGAAGGCGCTCCTGGTCACCGGCTCGATTCCCGTGCTTGGCAACGGCAAAATCGATTATGGTGGCACGCGCGAGCTCGCCATCACGATGAGGCCGCTGCTGTGA
- a CDS encoding EAL domain-containing protein, whose product MRRRLILPVAIGLGMTVGLLPLAGAYYLSRERAIAAERLHLRDYAGWTLQRADLAITRAKNGLRRLVMENHELCSPHHLQRLRQLTMDALTVEDIDIFKDGKLLCNSLGLSKSPEPMRKPDVLLSEDFGLVVGSGPTAHRPHGDMLAVAFGPYHALIRKESLVDVLRDTPMVLGIATRDGKLLALSGQADPNLVRQLSREEISGATDQKVFSSSRGPDFIAFAISDRSVVDWRAEDELWKLIPIGLVISAIVIGLIVWVSRQRMSLAGELRTGIAYREFIAHYQPIIDLSTGKCVGAEALIRWPKPDGSWVRPDLFIPYAEDHQLIGPVTDIMIERVLEDMRDALRADPSLHIAINISAEDIQSGRFLDVLSAAIEKVQINPAQIWLEATERGFMEADAARATLERARELGHAIAIDDFGTGYSSLSLLESLPLNVLKIDKSFIDAIGREAATSIVTPAIIEMAHTLKFVVVAEGVEKEEQAAYLKAAGVEFAQGWLYSKALPPRDFLQYYSQLNGGASVPEAA is encoded by the coding sequence ATGCGGCGTCGCCTGATCCTGCCTGTCGCGATCGGACTGGGTATGACCGTGGGCCTGCTACCTTTGGCTGGCGCCTACTATCTGTCGCGTGAACGAGCCATCGCGGCTGAACGCTTACATCTCAGAGATTATGCCGGGTGGACGTTGCAGCGGGCCGATTTAGCAATCACGCGCGCCAAGAACGGCTTGCGCCGGCTGGTCATGGAGAACCATGAGCTTTGCTCGCCCCATCATCTGCAGCGCTTGCGGCAATTGACGATGGATGCCCTCACCGTCGAGGACATTGATATATTCAAGGACGGCAAGCTCCTATGCAATAGTTTGGGCCTTTCGAAGAGCCCCGAGCCGATGCGTAAGCCGGATGTCCTCCTGTCCGAGGACTTCGGGCTCGTCGTGGGGTCGGGGCCGACGGCGCATCGTCCGCACGGCGACATGCTGGCCGTCGCATTTGGTCCCTACCACGCGCTCATCCGCAAAGAGAGTTTGGTGGATGTCCTACGCGACACCCCTATGGTGCTCGGGATCGCCACACGCGACGGCAAGCTCCTAGCATTGTCAGGACAGGCAGATCCGAATCTGGTGCGGCAGCTGTCCCGCGAAGAGATCAGCGGGGCCACGGATCAGAAGGTGTTTTCATCCTCGCGAGGCCCTGATTTCATTGCTTTTGCGATCTCGGACCGCAGCGTCGTCGACTGGCGCGCAGAAGACGAGCTTTGGAAGCTTATCCCGATAGGCTTGGTCATTTCGGCCATTGTCATCGGCCTGATCGTCTGGGTATCGCGTCAGCGCATGTCGCTGGCCGGCGAGTTGAGAACGGGGATCGCCTATCGCGAATTCATTGCGCACTACCAGCCGATCATTGATCTCTCGACCGGCAAATGCGTTGGCGCTGAAGCACTCATACGCTGGCCAAAGCCTGACGGTTCATGGGTCCGGCCAGATCTGTTCATCCCCTATGCGGAGGATCATCAGCTGATCGGCCCCGTCACCGACATCATGATCGAGCGGGTTCTGGAGGACATGAGGGATGCGCTTCGCGCCGACCCATCTCTGCACATTGCGATCAATATCTCGGCCGAAGATATTCAAAGCGGTCGCTTTCTGGACGTGCTTTCTGCTGCGATCGAGAAAGTACAAATCAACCCGGCGCAGATCTGGCTCGAGGCTACCGAGCGCGGTTTCATGGAAGCCGATGCGGCTCGCGCCACGCTCGAGCGGGCAAGAGAACTCGGGCATGCCATCGCCATCGACGATTTCGGCACGGGGTATTCCAGCCTGTCCCTCCTGGAAAGCCTGCCGCTGAATGTTCTTAAGATCGACAAGTCGTTCATCGACGCCATCGGCCGCGAGGCCGCGACGAGTATCGTGACGCCAGCCATCATTGAAATGGCGCATACCCTGAAATTCGTCGTCGTGGCGGAGGGTGTGGAGAAGGAGGAGCAGGCAGCGTATCTGAAAGCCGCTGGCGTCGAATTCGCACAAGGCTGGCTCTATTCCAAAGCCCTGCCACCCAGAGATTTTCTTCAGTACTACAGCCAGCTCAATGGAGGCGCTTCCGTGCCGGAAGCGGCATGA